The window ATACACCGCTGTTCTGGGTGTTCTGGGGCGGGATCCTGGCCTGGGGGTTCCATCTGCCGCCGGGGCTGGTGGTCGGGCTGCCGATGACGCACCTTGTGCTGGATAGTATCGGGACCGATGATGGGATTATGTGGCTCTGGCCATGGCGCCGGCGCCAGTATGCCCTGTGGCCCCGGGACCTCCATGCCGCTGGGGTCCGTGGGCTGGCCTTCTACCGCCGATACTATCGGCAGCCCTTATTGCTCCTGCTTGAGCTATCGCTGTCGCTCATCGCCCTCTGGATCCTGGGCACAGAGATCCTTCGATCCTTTTAAGGGGGGAAGGCCCGATGGCGCCGAGAAGCGAGTGGATCTGGTGGAACGGGCGGCTGGTGCCCTGGGATCAGGCCACGGTGCACGTCACGGCCCATGCCCTGCATTATGGAACGAGCGTGTTCGAAGGGATCCGGGCCTATGAGACGCCCCAGGGGGCGGCGATCTTCCGGCTTCGACCGCACCTGGCCCGGTTGCTCTTCTCCGCCCGCCTCCTCCGCCTGGAGATCCCTTACACCGAGGAACAGCTTATGCAGGCGGTCGTGGAGACGGTGCGGGCCAATGGGCATTCCTCCTGCTATATCCGCCCCCTGGTCTTTCGAGGCCCGGGTCCCCTGGGGGTGGATGGCCGCTCGTGCCCGGTGGAGGTGGTGATCATCACCTTCGAGTGGGGGAAGTATCTCGGCCAGGAGGCGCTGGAGAAGGGGGTGGATGTCATCGTCTCCTCGTGGCGGCGCATGGCGCCGGACACCTTCCCGGCGCTGGGCAAGATCGGCGGCCAGTATGTCAACTCGCAGTTCGCGGCCATGGAAGCCCATGATCTGGGATATGCGGAAGCGATCATGCTGGACGCCTATGGCTATGTGGCGGAGGGGAGCGGGGAGAATCTATTCCTGATCAAGGATGGCGTGCTCTACACGCCGCCCTTCCACAATTCGATCCTGCTGGGCGTCACCCGCGACGCGGTGCTGACGCTGGCCCGGGAGCAGGGGATTGAGGTCCGGGAGCAGCCCATCCCGCGGGAATGGCTGTATGCAGCCGATGAGATCTTTATGACCGGGACCGCAGCGGAGATCACTCCGGTGCGATCGGTGGATCGCATCCCTATCGGATGCGGGCAGCCCGGCCCGATCACCCGCCGCCTCCAGGAACGGTTCTTCGCCATCGTGACAGGCCGGGCGCCGGATGTGTATGGGTGGCTGACGCCTGTGACCGCAGCTTGATGGCCTGCGGCTCGAGGGGCCGTCGGGATGGAAATTCGGGGGAGTTGGGCTGACTGCCCTCGGTGGCCAGTCTGGCAATTGAAGTCTTCATTGTGAGATGCGTGGTTTGACCGGATGGGATGCGGAAGGAGGTGGGGAAATGGAGCGCTATGATCCTCAGGTGATCGAGCCGAAGTGGCAGGAGCGCTGGGAGGAAACGGGGATCTACCGGGCGGTCCGCGACCCGAGCCGTCCCAAGTTCTACTTCCTGACGATGTTCCCCTATCCCTCGGGCGATCTCCATATGGGTCACTGGTTCGCCATGGCCCCCAGCGATGCGGTGGCCCGCTATCTGCGCATGAAGGGCTACAATGTCCTCTTCCCGATCGGCTTCGACGCCTTCGGCCTGCCCGCGGAGAACGCGGCCATCAAACACAATACCCATCCGAAGACCTGGACCTACGCCAACATCGAGCGGATGCGCCGCCAGCTGCGCA is drawn from Thermoflexus sp. and contains these coding sequences:
- a CDS encoding metal-dependent hydrolase, with product MTVMAHVAAGVVAAYMIQRAAHQPFHLGVAGLAALLSGLPDLDLLWGWWRQRRTGGEGHNPHHALWTHTPLFWVFWGGILAWGFHLPPGLVVGLPMTHLVLDSIGTDDGIMWLWPWRRRQYALWPRDLHAAGVRGLAFYRRYYRQPLLLLLELSLSLIALWILGTEILRSF
- a CDS encoding branched-chain amino acid transaminase, whose product is MAPRSEWIWWNGRLVPWDQATVHVTAHALHYGTSVFEGIRAYETPQGAAIFRLRPHLARLLFSARLLRLEIPYTEEQLMQAVVETVRANGHSSCYIRPLVFRGPGPLGVDGRSCPVEVVIITFEWGKYLGQEALEKGVDVIVSSWRRMAPDTFPALGKIGGQYVNSQFAAMEAHDLGYAEAIMLDAYGYVAEGSGENLFLIKDGVLYTPPFHNSILLGVTRDAVLTLAREQGIEVREQPIPREWLYAADEIFMTGTAAEITPVRSVDRIPIGCGQPGPITRRLQERFFAIVTGRAPDVYGWLTPVTAA